The Natronoglycomyces albus genome has a segment encoding these proteins:
- a CDS encoding helix-turn-helix transcriptional regulator, translating into MSHGHLGSHPPMTGLPESTVLSGPAQRGRTDAEPAGRSGSAAGSIAFVNGLHGRGSEFEALDALLQRARSGHSGSIVIRGEAGIGKSTLIDHVESAAGDFRVLRSLGVESEQQWAFSGLHMLLRPVRGSIDSLPAVQAAALNAAMGFSDVAGNDRLQVGVAVLYLLAELAENQPLLCIIDDAHWLDGETADALLFAARRFQVEPIVMIFAARDNYAPEFPAPGIDNLSLAPVDDTASRAILSEAAPTLTEMAVQQLLIESRGNPLALRELAAAHQAGSLDGSTYHSREYSTAARLYQAFNDRINCLPEATRTLLLVASAEMPDETAAVFHAAEKFGATVADLEPAERAGLLQLVDGQLIFGHPLIRATAYRSAPLHRRLRIHRSLAEAPRKNTSTCARVMHLASAANGADDDIADMLDELAVEGRRRGGHLTEARTYERAARLSVDPVKKARRLLAAAEAALLAGQMDRAIDLAEASEIALTDHADLARSATVRATVAVWKGDFASGQTLWIAAANHTVVSDPDTAGYPLFRSVEAAWMAGDYAVAACAAKYADDLNLRTSPWVRYLATATAGFSNRDGFTPSDAVVALRHLIDVHDENEDRLGLQERSMVIWWFLLCSDFERAHRHAVTLVEECRRTSGIGVLPRVLNMQARAEIGMGRLSDAELHVIEAQRLAEDLGQNQAFVQTANWALAYIAAVRGDEEACESHMGDRSDSSAQAWRLSFLALLDIGLGRFDMAQERLEELVATGVPLEIMLRVPDLIEVAARQGRTEDHREIFAWFRDYSYACQQPGAEAIVERCLALLAADDDAQAHFARAVELHRQGTDEAFERARTDLLYGEWLRRQRRPSQARSRLRAAAETFERMQAHPWSQRARSELRAAGDSSAQSRAGAVLQHSLTPQELQVVRLAAQGLTNRDIGGQLFLSPRTVGYHLYKAYPKLGVSSRAELPQLDLAG; encoded by the coding sequence GCATTGTTGCAGCGAGCGCGGTCTGGGCACAGCGGCAGTATCGTCATTCGCGGCGAGGCTGGCATCGGCAAGTCGACACTCATCGACCATGTTGAGTCCGCCGCCGGTGACTTTCGGGTTTTGCGCAGTTTGGGGGTGGAGTCCGAACAACAGTGGGCATTTTCGGGCCTGCATATGCTGCTGCGGCCAGTCCGGGGCTCGATAGATTCCCTGCCCGCTGTTCAAGCCGCCGCGCTCAACGCCGCCATGGGTTTTAGCGATGTGGCCGGAAACGATCGACTGCAAGTCGGGGTCGCCGTGTTGTATTTGCTGGCCGAGTTGGCGGAGAACCAGCCGCTCCTGTGCATCATCGATGACGCGCACTGGCTCGATGGCGAAACCGCCGACGCCTTGTTGTTCGCCGCTCGTCGCTTTCAGGTCGAGCCGATTGTCATGATTTTTGCGGCCAGAGACAATTACGCGCCCGAATTTCCCGCGCCAGGCATCGACAATCTCTCACTGGCCCCAGTGGACGACACTGCCTCGCGGGCGATCCTCTCCGAGGCCGCCCCCACTCTCACCGAGATGGCCGTACAGCAGTTGCTCATCGAATCGCGGGGAAATCCATTGGCCCTGCGTGAGCTCGCAGCAGCTCATCAAGCTGGCTCCTTGGATGGTTCTACTTACCATTCGCGTGAATATTCGACGGCGGCCCGGTTGTATCAGGCGTTCAACGACCGGATCAATTGTCTTCCCGAAGCGACGCGAACGCTTCTCCTCGTTGCCTCCGCAGAGATGCCCGACGAGACAGCGGCGGTTTTCCACGCCGCTGAAAAGTTCGGTGCGACGGTGGCCGACCTGGAACCAGCCGAGAGAGCGGGGCTGCTGCAACTGGTCGATGGACAGTTGATTTTCGGCCATCCGCTGATTCGCGCGACCGCTTACCGTAGTGCGCCGCTGCACCGACGACTGCGCATTCACCGCAGTCTGGCCGAGGCTCCCCGTAAGAACACCAGCACCTGCGCTCGCGTCATGCACCTTGCTTCGGCGGCCAACGGGGCAGACGACGACATCGCCGACATGCTCGATGAACTGGCCGTCGAAGGCCGCCGGCGCGGCGGGCATCTGACCGAGGCCCGTACCTACGAGCGGGCCGCTCGTCTTTCGGTCGATCCGGTGAAGAAAGCGCGCCGTCTCTTGGCCGCTGCCGAGGCCGCGTTGCTCGCCGGACAGATGGACCGGGCGATTGACCTGGCTGAGGCGAGCGAGATCGCACTGACCGACCATGCCGACCTCGCCCGCAGCGCCACCGTCCGGGCCACGGTCGCTGTATGGAAGGGAGACTTCGCCTCGGGCCAAACACTGTGGATCGCAGCCGCCAACCACACGGTCGTCTCCGACCCCGACACAGCTGGGTACCCGCTCTTCCGTTCCGTCGAGGCCGCCTGGATGGCGGGTGACTACGCCGTGGCCGCTTGCGCCGCCAAATACGCCGACGACCTTAACTTGCGCACGTCACCATGGGTGCGATACCTGGCCACAGCCACAGCCGGGTTCAGTAACCGCGACGGATTCACCCCGTCGGACGCGGTCGTGGCCCTGCGCCACCTCATTGATGTCCATGATGAGAACGAAGACCGGCTGGGCCTGCAAGAGAGATCCATGGTGATCTGGTGGTTTCTGTTGTGCAGCGACTTCGAACGCGCCCATCGACATGCGGTGACCTTGGTGGAGGAATGTCGCCGCACTTCGGGTATCGGTGTGTTGCCGCGAGTGTTGAACATGCAGGCGCGCGCCGAAATCGGCATGGGCCGACTGTCCGACGCCGAATTGCATGTGATCGAGGCGCAGCGACTGGCTGAGGACCTGGGTCAGAATCAGGCATTCGTGCAAACGGCGAATTGGGCGCTGGCCTATATCGCCGCAGTGCGGGGGGATGAAGAAGCGTGTGAGTCTCACATGGGGGACAGATCGGACTCCTCGGCACAGGCGTGGCGGCTTTCGTTCCTTGCCTTGCTCGACATTGGTCTGGGCCGGTTCGATATGGCCCAGGAACGGTTGGAGGAGCTGGTCGCCACGGGTGTGCCATTGGAGATCATGCTGCGGGTGCCGGATCTCATTGAGGTGGCGGCGCGGCAGGGGCGTACGGAGGATCATCGGGAGATTTTCGCCTGGTTTAGGGACTATTCGTATGCCTGCCAGCAGCCGGGTGCCGAGGCGATTGTGGAACGGTGTCTGGCTTTGCTGGCTGCCGACGATGACGCACAGGCGCATTTTGCGCGGGCGGTCGAGTTGCATCGGCAGGGCACCGATGAGGCGTTTGAGCGGGCCCGGACCGATTTGTTGTATGGGGAATGGTTGCGCCGGCAGCGTCGTCCCAGCCAGGCGCGGTCACGGTTGCGGGCCGCCGCTGAGACGTTTGAGAGGATGCAGGCGCACCCGTGGTCTCAGCGGGCCCGTTCGGAGCTGCGGGCCGCGGGAGACTCCTCGGCTCAATCACGCGCGGGCGCGGTACTTCAGCATTCGTTGACGCCGCAGGAATTGCAGGTGGTGCGGTTGGCGGCGCAGGGTTTGACGAATCGGGACATCGGCGGGCAATTGTTCTTGAGCCCGCGCACCGTTGGGTATCACTTGTACAAGGCGTATCCGAAGTTGGGAGTGTCTTCGCGCGCGGAGCTGCCGCAGCTGGACTTGGCAGGCTGA